A genome region from Geobacter pickeringii includes the following:
- a CDS encoding YgiQ family radical SAM protein, producing MAFLPLTKEEAAARGWPEFDVIFVTGDAYVDHPAFGVPLLARWLEFHGFRVGIIAQPDWRSREPFMALGRPRLFFAVSAGAMDSMVAHYTPARKLRHDDAYTPGNRHGARPNRATIVYTSRLKECFRDVPVVIGGIEASLRRLAHYDFWEDKVRRSLLVDAKADLLVFGMGERPLLEMAEHLRRGEPFSSLTDIRGTARMAREVGADAVILPSFEEVAADRLRYAEAFRLAAGETNQYCARMVAQRHGERYVVCNPPALPLSEAEMDALYALPFTRAPHPSYRETIPAYDQIKASVTTHRGCFGGCSFCAITHHQGKFIQSRSEASVVREVERMVQMPWFRGSVSDVGGATANMYGLGCGHPEAGERCRRESCLYPRPCRHLVVADRRAAGLLRRVKGIRGVRHVTVTSGVRYDLLERQPGYLEQLLGHHVGGRLKVAPEHVVGRVTDLMHKPGAESFERFLALFQRESARLGKRQFVVPYLMSGHPGCSLEDMVELSLFLRKHGMRVEQVQDFTPTPGTLSTCMYHTGLDPVTGEQTYVARSDREKRLQKALLLWHQPAERRSVLEALRACGREDAARLLLDNERSGHPVRAGGAAPSRRGRK from the coding sequence ATGGCGTTTCTCCCCCTTACCAAAGAAGAGGCAGCCGCGCGGGGCTGGCCAGAGTTTGACGTGATCTTTGTCACGGGCGATGCCTATGTCGACCACCCCGCGTTCGGGGTGCCTCTCCTGGCGCGGTGGCTCGAGTTCCACGGTTTTCGGGTCGGTATCATTGCCCAGCCGGACTGGAGATCCAGGGAGCCGTTCATGGCGCTTGGCCGGCCCCGGCTGTTCTTTGCCGTTTCCGCCGGCGCCATGGATTCCATGGTTGCCCACTATACCCCGGCCCGCAAACTGCGGCACGATGATGCCTACACGCCGGGAAACCGCCATGGCGCCCGGCCGAATCGGGCCACCATCGTCTATACGTCGCGGCTAAAAGAGTGCTTTCGCGATGTTCCGGTGGTGATCGGGGGGATCGAGGCATCGCTCAGGCGTCTCGCCCACTACGATTTCTGGGAAGACAAAGTCCGTCGCTCCCTGCTGGTCGATGCCAAGGCCGACCTGCTCGTGTTCGGCATGGGGGAGCGGCCGCTTTTGGAGATGGCGGAGCACCTGCGGAGAGGCGAGCCGTTTTCTTCACTGACCGATATCCGCGGTACAGCCCGCATGGCGCGGGAGGTCGGGGCCGATGCGGTCATCCTTCCGTCCTTCGAGGAGGTTGCGGCGGACCGCCTCCGCTATGCCGAGGCCTTCCGACTTGCTGCGGGAGAAACCAATCAATACTGCGCGCGAATGGTTGCCCAGCGCCACGGGGAGCGGTACGTGGTCTGCAATCCACCGGCCTTGCCCCTCTCTGAAGCCGAGATGGATGCGCTCTATGCGCTTCCCTTTACCCGGGCACCCCATCCGTCGTATCGGGAGACGATTCCTGCCTACGACCAGATCAAAGCCTCGGTGACGACGCATCGGGGGTGCTTCGGAGGGTGCTCGTTCTGCGCCATTACCCATCATCAGGGAAAGTTCATCCAGTCGCGCAGCGAAGCGTCCGTTGTTCGCGAAGTGGAGCGCATGGTGCAGATGCCGTGGTTCCGGGGGAGCGTGTCGGATGTGGGAGGGGCAACTGCCAACATGTATGGGCTGGGGTGCGGGCATCCCGAAGCCGGCGAGCGTTGCCGACGGGAGAGTTGTCTCTATCCGCGCCCCTGTCGTCATCTCGTTGTCGCGGATCGGCGGGCTGCCGGCCTGCTCAGGCGCGTGAAGGGGATCCGTGGTGTAAGGCATGTGACGGTCACGTCCGGGGTTCGCTACGATCTTCTGGAACGACAGCCCGGATATCTTGAGCAGTTGCTGGGTCACCATGTGGGGGGGCGACTCAAGGTAGCGCCAGAACATGTTGTCGGCCGCGTCACGGATCTTATGCATAAACCCGGTGCGGAATCGTTCGAGCGCTTTCTGGCGCTCTTTCAGCGCGAAAGCGCCCGGCTCGGCAAGCGGCAGTTTGTCGTTCCGTATCTCATGTCGGGGCACCCAGGGTGCTCCCTCGAGGATATGGTGGAGCTGTCGCTCTTTCTGAGAAAACACGGAATGCGGGTGGAGCAGGTGCAGGATTTTACACCGACACCGGGGACCCTTTCGACGTGCATGTACCACACCGGGCTCGATCCGGTGACTGGCGAGCAGACCTATGTTGCGAGGAGCGACCGCGAGAAGCGTCTGCAAAAGGCACTTCTCCTGTGGCACCAGCCGGCCGAACGGCGCTCTGTTCTTGAGGCGCTGCGGGCCTGTGGCAGAGAGGATGCAGCTCGTCTTTTGCTTGACAACGAGAGGAGTGGGCATCCCGTTCGTGCAGGAGGGGCTGCGCCATCCCGGCGAGGCAGGAAATAG
- the tuf gene encoding elongation factor Tu, translated as MAKAKFERKKPHVNIGTIGHVDHGKTTLTAAITKVLAERGQAEFRAFDQIDNAPEERERGITIATAHVEYETENRHYAHVDCPGHADYVKNMITGAAQMDGAILVVSAADGPMPQTREHILLARQVGVPYIVVFLNKADMVDDEELLELVELEIRELLSSYDFPGDDIPIIKGSALKALNGDKDELGEESVLKLMEAVDNYIPEPERAIDKPFLMPVEDVFSISGRGTVATGRVERGIVKVGEEVEIVGIKTTVKTTVTGVEMFRKLLDEGRAGDNIGALLRGVKREDIERGQVLAKPGSITPHTKFKAEAYILTKEEGGRHTPFFNGYRPQFYFRTTDVTGVVDLPAGTEMVMPGDNVAVTVNLITPIAMDEGLRFAIREGGRTVGAGVVSSIIE; from the coding sequence ATGGCAAAGGCAAAATTCGAGAGGAAGAAACCGCACGTCAACATAGGAACGATTGGTCACGTTGACCACGGCAAGACCACGCTGACCGCGGCCATCACCAAGGTTCTTGCGGAGCGCGGCCAAGCAGAGTTTCGTGCATTCGACCAGATCGACAATGCACCGGAAGAGCGTGAGCGTGGTATCACCATCGCCACCGCACACGTCGAATACGAAACCGAGAACCGTCACTATGCCCACGTTGACTGCCCGGGCCACGCCGACTACGTAAAGAACATGATCACCGGTGCGGCTCAGATGGACGGTGCCATCCTCGTTGTCTCCGCGGCTGACGGGCCGATGCCCCAGACCCGCGAGCACATCCTGCTTGCCCGCCAGGTAGGCGTTCCCTACATTGTCGTCTTCCTGAACAAGGCCGACATGGTTGACGACGAAGAGCTTCTGGAGCTCGTCGAGCTCGAGATCCGGGAACTGCTCTCCTCCTACGACTTCCCAGGCGACGATATCCCTATCATCAAGGGTTCCGCCCTCAAGGCCCTCAACGGCGACAAGGACGAGCTCGGCGAAGAGTCCGTGCTGAAGCTGATGGAAGCCGTCGACAACTACATCCCCGAGCCGGAGCGCGCCATCGACAAGCCGTTCCTGATGCCGGTCGAGGACGTCTTCTCGATCTCCGGTCGCGGCACCGTCGCCACCGGCCGGGTTGAGCGCGGCATCGTCAAGGTGGGCGAAGAAGTCGAGATCGTCGGCATCAAGACCACCGTCAAGACCACTGTCACCGGTGTCGAGATGTTCCGCAAGCTCCTCGACGAAGGTCGCGCCGGCGACAACATCGGTGCTCTGCTGCGCGGCGTAAAGCGTGAAGACATTGAGCGCGGCCAGGTACTCGCGAAGCCGGGGAGCATCACCCCGCACACCAAGTTCAAGGCCGAGGCGTACATCCTGACCAAGGAAGAAGGTGGCCGTCACACCCCGTTCTTCAACGGGTATCGTCCGCAGTTCTACTTCCGGACCACCGACGTGACCGGCGTGGTAGACCTTCCTGCTGGCACCGAGATGGTCATGCCTGGCGACAACGTCGCCGTGACGGTCAACCTGATCACGCCGATCGCCATGGACGAAGGGCTTCGCTTCGCGATTCGCGAGGGTGGCCGTACTGTCGGCGCCGGGGTTGTTAGCTCGATTATCGAATAA
- the rpmG gene encoding 50S ribosomal protein L33: protein MRDIITLGCTECKQRNYTTTKNKKNTPQKLEFKKYCRFCRTHTIHKETK from the coding sequence ATGAGAGATATCATTACCCTTGGTTGCACTGAATGCAAACAGCGTAACTACACGACGACCAAGAACAAGAAGAATACGCCCCAAAAGCTTGAGTTCAAAAAGTACTGCCGCTTCTGCCGCACTCACACCATTCACAAGGAAACCAAGTAG
- the secE gene encoding preprotein translocase subunit SecE, producing the protein MITKVKEFLAEVKAELGKVTWPSRKETISTTWVVVAIVFLISIYLGACDVVLAKVMRFILG; encoded by the coding sequence GTGATCACCAAAGTAAAAGAGTTTCTCGCGGAAGTGAAGGCTGAGCTGGGCAAGGTGACGTGGCCGTCTCGCAAGGAGACTATTTCGACAACATGGGTCGTAGTAGCCATCGTCTTTCTTATCTCTATTTACCTTGGTGCCTGTGATGTGGTGCTTGCCAAGGTGATGCGCTTCATTCTCGGCTAA
- the nusG gene encoding transcription termination/antitermination protein NusG, producing MAKRWYGVHTYSGFENKVRLTLQERIKNLGLEEMFGEVLIPSETVVELKKGEKKTSSRKFFPGYILVNMELNDETWHVVKETSKVTGFVGGNNPFVIPDEEVQKITRRMEEGAEKPRPKVLFEVGETVRVVDGPFLNFSGVVEDVKPDKGKLRVMVSIFGRATPVELEFMQVEKQ from the coding sequence ATGGCGAAAAGATGGTACGGGGTACACACCTACTCCGGCTTTGAAAATAAAGTCAGGCTGACGCTTCAGGAGCGGATCAAGAACCTGGGTCTTGAAGAGATGTTCGGCGAAGTGCTCATTCCGTCCGAAACGGTGGTGGAGCTCAAGAAGGGGGAGAAGAAGACCTCTTCAAGAAAATTTTTTCCAGGCTATATCCTCGTCAACATGGAACTCAATGACGAGACGTGGCACGTGGTCAAGGAAACATCCAAGGTAACCGGATTTGTTGGCGGGAATAACCCGTTTGTCATTCCTGACGAAGAGGTTCAGAAGATTACCCGCCGGATGGAAGAAGGGGCAGAAAAACCGCGTCCGAAGGTGCTGTTCGAGGTTGGTGAGACGGTTCGGGTGGTTGATGGTCCGTTTCTCAACTTTTCCGGGGTGGTTGAGGATGTAAAGCCCGACAAGGGTAAGCTGAGGGTGATGGTCAGTATTTTTGGTCGTGCCACCCCTGTGGAGCTTGAGTTCATGCAGGTCGAGAAACAGTAA
- the rplK gene encoding 50S ribosomal protein L11: MAKKITGYIKLQIPAGKANPSPPIGPALGQHGVNIMEFCKAFNAKTQADEGTIIPVVITVYADRSFTFITKTPPMSILIKKMLGIESGSSTPNKNKVGKLTKAQVKEIAEKKMPDLNAASLETAMKTVEGTARSMGVEIVQ, encoded by the coding sequence ATGGCCAAGAAAATCACGGGTTACATCAAGCTGCAGATCCCGGCCGGGAAGGCTAACCCCTCTCCTCCGATCGGTCCGGCACTGGGTCAGCACGGCGTAAATATCATGGAGTTCTGTAAAGCGTTTAACGCAAAGACCCAGGCGGATGAAGGGACTATCATCCCGGTGGTTATCACCGTGTACGCGGACCGCTCGTTCACCTTCATCACTAAGACGCCTCCGATGTCTATTCTTATCAAGAAGATGCTCGGTATCGAGAGCGGTTCGAGCACACCGAACAAGAACAAAGTCGGCAAGCTCACGAAGGCTCAAGTGAAGGAGATCGCCGAGAAGAAAATGCCGGATCTCAATGCGGCATCTCTCGAGACCGCCATGAAGACGGTCGAAGGGACCGCCCGCAGCATGGGCGTTGAAATAGTTCAATAA